Sequence from the Bremerella volcania genome:
CTGGTCTTCACCAGCGGCGGAACCGAGGCCAACAATCTGGCTTTGTTTGGGTTGGGGAAGGAAACCAGCGGTCAGGTCATCATCTCGGCCATCGAACATCCCAGCATCTCAGAAGCAGCCGACCAGCTCACGTCGCGCGGGATGAAAGTTCGCGTGCTGCCGGTCGATGGCAACGGCGTCGTCCAGTTCGACCAGTTGGACCAGTGGCTCACCGAACCCACGCGAATGGTCAGCGTGATGCTCGGGAACAACGAGACCGGCGTCCTGCAACCGATTCAGGAAATCGCCACGATCTGCCGTGACCACGAAGTCCCATTGCATGTCGACGCGGTGCAGGGAATTGGCAAAATACCCGTGAATTTCCGGGCTTTAGGGGCTTCGGCAATGACATTGACCCCGCACAAGTTCCATGGTCCGCGAGGGATCGGGGCCCTGGTTCTCGATGATCGTGTGACGTTGAAACCCAGCATGTTCGGCGGTTCGCAGCAACTGGCCATGCGGCCTGGGACCGAAAGCGTGGAACTGGCGATCGGTTTCGAGCGAGCCTTGCAGTTGGCGGTCGAGGCCTTACCCGACGCCGGCCCCAGCATGCTGGCCCTGCGAGATCGGCTGGAAACGCTTCTCACCGATCTGATTGGTGAGGACGAAATGGTGATCATCGGCCGCGATGCTCCGCGGCTTCCGCACACCTCGAACGTGGCTTTTCCTGGGCTCGATCGGCAGGCCTTGGTGATGGCCTTGGACATGGCCGGAGTAGCCTGCAGCACCGGCTCGGCCTGTGCCAGCGGGTCTTCACAGCCATCCCCTACGCTCCTCGCGATGAGACTTCCGGAAGATGTGATTTCTAGCTCGATTCGCTTAAGTTTGAGCCGCTTCACGACCGAGCCGGAGGTGGATGAGGTGGCAAGTCGTATCTCCAATTGTGTCAAACATTTACGTCAAGGCTAAAACCACCGATAAATAGCTTCCCTGGCTAGTTTTCCGTGTGGAAAACCTCTATAATCTGGGCTCGGTAGATCGATACCCCAGGCTCGTATCCTGAGACACGATCTGCCGCCCCATTGGGGCTTGCAAGTTCGCATTAGGCGAACTGTGCCGATTGAGCTTTTCCACGTTGTCTGACCGACACACAGACGGAGTTTCG
This genomic interval carries:
- a CDS encoding cysteine desulfurase family protein, whose translation is MIYVDNNATTSLAVDVALAMSQAYESAFYNPSSQHQAGQKARRRLDDARETILNSLGAVTTRFASDRLVFTSGGTEANNLALFGLGKETSGQVIISAIEHPSISEAADQLTSRGMKVRVLPVDGNGVVQFDQLDQWLTEPTRMVSVMLGNNETGVLQPIQEIATICRDHEVPLHVDAVQGIGKIPVNFRALGASAMTLTPHKFHGPRGIGALVLDDRVTLKPSMFGGSQQLAMRPGTESVELAIGFERALQLAVEALPDAGPSMLALRDRLETLLTDLIGEDEMVIIGRDAPRLPHTSNVAFPGLDRQALVMALDMAGVACSTGSACASGSSQPSPTLLAMRLPEDVISSSIRLSLSRFTTEPEVDEVASRISNCVKHLRQG